A window from Candidatus Nitrospira neomarina encodes these proteins:
- a CDS encoding CDP-alcohol phosphatidyltransferase family protein — MDGILKQEATHAVDTAILLTSVGVFDPGAVGTGDAVPSPLTRVGGMTLFQRAVFTLQRGGISQIWVLAGPEEQALRQLLREDSRVQAAVRWLPVREFPPHDPQTWEALAEEINGACMIVGCHTVYSPALIQRLRVEGSQGKAVVVVGHPEEGHHRGNPGVAFRPEGLEGRSTSTVVFHDQAVSQTSQSSTKNQTPDRSRLPLVGDLLVLPARLLGISGVLHANGTNPLRLALEQAAVEGTIQTLGGASQWFRDVRGPKGPQLAERTLLEALQTIKGGLDGLVDRYVNRKCSGLLTHGFLRLGWSPNMITMLSMVVGLVGAGLFVPGSWKLAILGGLILQLSVIIDCCDGEVARLTFSESKFGQELDIWADNIVHIVLFAAIACGAFLQGPWEHTHLPLLLGASAVLANVVSLLLVNHARQLRSRPREIRQLTEQERSNIDFMLGKVANRDFSIMVLLSAGFGFLHWFLALAAIGSWLFVMSMAWMLRRSLIPRA; from the coding sequence ATGGACGGAATACTTAAACAAGAAGCCACCCATGCGGTCGATACGGCAATTTTATTAACGTCGGTCGGCGTCTTTGACCCCGGAGCCGTTGGGACAGGTGATGCAGTTCCCAGTCCCTTGACTCGTGTCGGCGGCATGACGCTGTTCCAACGGGCGGTGTTCACGTTGCAGCGAGGCGGAATTTCTCAAATTTGGGTGTTAGCTGGGCCGGAAGAACAAGCTCTTCGTCAGTTACTTCGTGAAGATAGCCGGGTACAGGCCGCCGTCCGTTGGTTGCCGGTTCGGGAATTCCCTCCTCATGACCCTCAGACCTGGGAAGCGCTTGCGGAGGAAATAAATGGAGCCTGTATGATCGTGGGTTGCCATACCGTGTATTCTCCCGCATTGATCCAGCGCTTGCGAGTTGAAGGATCTCAAGGAAAGGCAGTCGTAGTCGTTGGTCATCCTGAGGAAGGACATCACCGGGGAAATCCCGGGGTGGCGTTCCGGCCTGAGGGCTTGGAGGGACGATCAACCTCGACGGTGGTCTTCCATGACCAGGCAGTTTCCCAGACGTCCCAGTCCTCAACGAAAAATCAGACTCCTGATCGAAGCCGGTTGCCGCTGGTTGGAGATCTTCTAGTTCTCCCAGCCAGGCTCTTGGGAATTTCAGGCGTGTTACATGCGAATGGCACGAATCCCCTTCGGTTGGCATTGGAGCAAGCGGCAGTGGAAGGGACGATTCAAACCCTTGGCGGCGCTTCTCAGTGGTTCAGAGATGTTCGTGGGCCTAAGGGGCCCCAACTCGCTGAGCGGACGCTGTTGGAGGCACTCCAGACAATTAAAGGTGGTTTGGATGGGTTGGTGGATCGTTATGTGAATCGTAAATGTTCCGGTCTGCTGACGCATGGGTTTTTGCGGTTGGGATGGTCACCGAACATGATTACGATGCTATCCATGGTCGTAGGGCTCGTGGGTGCGGGGCTTTTTGTGCCAGGGTCATGGAAGCTTGCCATTCTCGGGGGACTGATCTTGCAATTGTCTGTCATCATTGATTGCTGCGATGGGGAGGTCGCCCGGCTGACGTTTTCAGAGTCCAAGTTTGGGCAAGAACTCGATATTTGGGCAGATAATATCGTGCACATTGTGTTGTTTGCCGCCATCGCCTGCGGGGCGTTTCTCCAGGGGCCGTGGGAGCATACGCACCTCCCCCTTCTGCTTGGGGCCTCAGCGGTTTTAGCGAATGTCGTGTCGTTACTGTTAGTCAATCATGCGCGGCAATTGCGATCTCGTCCTCGTGAAATTCGGCAACTCACAGAACAAGAACGATCCAATATTGATTTTATGTTGGGCAAAGTCGCCAATCGCGATTTTTCCATCATGGTGCTACTGAGTGCTGGCTTTGGCTTCCTGCACTGGTTTTTGGCCCTGGCCGCGATTGGCTCGTGGCTCTTTGTCATGTCGATGGCCTGGATGCTTCGCCGTAGTCTTATCCCTCGTGCTTAA
- a CDS encoding flippase-like domain-containing protein codes for MLKLLFLIVGLAALVGIVLHIGLEPIEQTVSQLGILHLGLILLPMILVYGLEALGWQLTLGSHARNVGFMQLFAIRMAGETVNVTTPTAYVGGEPLKAYLLKRYGVPMVDGLASVITAKTTMTFAQVLFILLGLAMAFWILGDSGHSWMAMLVSVGVLAFGVGLFVLLQRRGLGMGCLGLLRSCGIRFSFLEKREPQLQELDGTIRGFYSQHRQTFYAALGVFFLAWMMETLEVYAILYFLGVRIDVWVALSIAALTVLIKGGTFFIPGSLGAQEGGYTLLLMTFGYSEVTGITFALIRRMREILWIVFGLICLMVLKGRSGEPDQMTSLER; via the coding sequence GTGCTTAAACTGCTTTTCCTGATCGTCGGCCTTGCGGCCCTGGTCGGGATTGTTCTCCACATCGGCCTCGAACCGATTGAGCAGACCGTTTCTCAATTAGGTATCCTACATCTCGGGCTCATCCTCCTTCCCATGATTCTGGTCTACGGGTTAGAAGCCTTGGGATGGCAACTCACTCTGGGTTCTCATGCTCGCAATGTCGGGTTCATGCAGTTATTTGCCATTCGGATGGCTGGCGAAACCGTAAATGTCACGACTCCCACGGCCTATGTCGGTGGGGAGCCCCTGAAGGCCTATCTTCTCAAACGATACGGGGTGCCAATGGTGGATGGGTTGGCATCCGTGATTACCGCGAAGACCACCATGACCTTCGCTCAAGTGCTTTTTATCTTGCTGGGATTGGCGATGGCTTTTTGGATACTTGGCGATTCAGGTCATTCCTGGATGGCGATGCTGGTCAGTGTGGGAGTCTTAGCGTTTGGAGTCGGGCTGTTTGTGCTGCTCCAACGTCGGGGTCTCGGTATGGGGTGCTTGGGCCTTTTACGGTCATGCGGTATCAGGTTCTCCTTTCTTGAAAAACGAGAACCACAACTCCAGGAGCTGGACGGCACGATCCGTGGATTTTATTCTCAGCACCGGCAGACCTTTTATGCGGCGTTGGGCGTATTTTTTTTGGCGTGGATGATGGAAACGCTTGAGGTCTATGCCATTCTCTACTTTCTCGGTGTGAGGATCGATGTGTGGGTAGCTCTTTCAATCGCGGCGCTCACGGTGCTCATTAAAGGCGGAACATTTTTCATTCCGGGAAGCCTGGGTGCACAAGAAGGGGGATACACCCTACTATTGATGACGTTTGGTTATTCGGAAGTGACGGGAATCACTTTTGCGCTTATTCGACGAATGCGAGAAATCCTCTGGATTGTCTTTGGACTTATTTGCCTGATGGTGTTGAAAGGTCGGAGTGGTGAGCCGGACCAGATGACCTCGTTGGAACGGTAG
- a CDS encoding ATP-binding protein, with translation MRCRKCPKRAVLGLPRHNTAFCGGCLTEFVRTQVQRAIKAQQMFSPEDRVLVAVSGGKDSLTLWEILLKLGYRVDALYVDLGIPGYSSRSKEKVEQFAKVVAEPCGSQLTIHTVEEDAGAGIKELANLIKRPTCSACGTIKRYQFNRVAWQNHYDVMATGHNLDDEAARLLGNVLQWQEEYLQKQSPTLPASVEGFAKKVKPLYRMTEREIAAYAVVNRIDYLVEECPMAKGAKMLVYKDALNRLEAESPGTKQRFYWGFLDRQEKSSSVAPSMSQIDQTTLQPCTVCSQPTTAGTCSFCRMMARAKTAVK, from the coding sequence ATGCGCTGCCGAAAATGTCCAAAACGGGCGGTGCTGGGACTACCAAGGCACAATACGGCGTTTTGTGGGGGCTGTCTCACTGAATTTGTCCGAACCCAGGTGCAACGAGCCATTAAGGCTCAACAAATGTTTTCCCCTGAAGATCGCGTTCTGGTTGCCGTTTCCGGAGGGAAAGACAGCCTGACCCTTTGGGAAATTCTTCTGAAATTAGGCTATCGGGTCGATGCCTTGTATGTTGATTTAGGCATCCCCGGTTATTCCAGCCGGTCAAAAGAAAAAGTCGAACAGTTTGCCAAAGTGGTGGCTGAACCCTGCGGATCCCAACTGACGATTCATACCGTGGAAGAAGACGCAGGAGCCGGCATTAAAGAATTGGCTAATCTGATCAAGCGCCCCACATGCTCTGCCTGTGGCACGATTAAACGGTATCAGTTTAATCGGGTAGCCTGGCAAAACCACTACGACGTGATGGCCACCGGCCATAATTTAGATGATGAGGCGGCCAGACTTCTGGGCAATGTCCTGCAGTGGCAGGAGGAATATTTGCAGAAACAGTCGCCAACCCTTCCCGCCTCCGTCGAAGGCTTTGCGAAAAAAGTAAAACCGCTCTACCGAATGACCGAACGGGAGATTGCGGCCTATGCTGTGGTCAACCGGATTGACTATTTAGTCGAAGAATGCCCGATGGCTAAAGGCGCAAAGATGTTGGTGTATAAAGACGCGCTTAATCGCTTGGAAGCGGAATCCCCGGGAACCAAGCAACGGTTTTATTGGGGATTCCTTGATAGACAGGAAAAATCATCCTCTGTGGCCCCATCTATGAGCCAGATCGACCAAACCACCTTGCAACCCTGTACCGTATGCAGCCAACCCACGACCGCGGGAACCTGCTCCTTCTGTCGCATGATGGCCCGCGCCAAGACGGCAGTGAAGTAG
- a CDS encoding MoaD/ThiS family protein, with the protein MKVHLSHPTRDLVIQGPKRVADIFKELNLIPEAFLIIRGQDLMTEDETVADGDSIEIRPVISGG; encoded by the coding sequence ATGAAAGTCCATCTTAGCCATCCCACTCGTGACCTGGTCATCCAAGGCCCCAAACGGGTTGCCGACATTTTCAAAGAACTCAATTTAATCCCTGAGGCTTTCTTGATCATACGCGGGCAGGATCTCATGACCGAAGACGAAACCGTAGCGGATGGGGATAGCATTGAAATCCGCCCGGTCATATCCGGAGGGTAA
- the tkt gene encoding transketolase produces MKPACDSLDQLCINTIRTLSMDAVQAANSGHPGTPMALAPVAYWLWNRILRSDPSDPIWPNRDRFVLSAGHASMLLYSLLHLCGVKSVNGQYEQLGELSVTLEDIKRFRQLESKCPGHPEYRWTSGIETTTGPLGQGVATSVGMAIAQRWMAEYFNRPDFEMFNYNVYAICGDGCLMEGVSSEAASLAGHLKLSNLCWIYDNNKITIEGHTDLAFSEDVATRFIAYGWNVTRVGDANDLKMLDRAFGTFFKESDRPTLIIVDSHIGYGAPNKQDTHSAHGEPLGEEEIRLAKRYYGWPEDTRFLVPEEVPVHFQQGIGKRGKELRTAWMARFADYQTKYPELAGHLYHMQHRQLPDGWDRKVPVFPPDAKGLAGREVSGIVLNALAATIPWFFGGAADLAPSTKTRLTFEGAGDLTGSNPSGRNIHFGVREHAMGAILNGLSLSKVRPYGSGFLIFSDYARPAIRLSALMEIPVVHIFTHDSIGVGEDGPTHQPIEQISSLRAIPGLMVFRPGDANEIVEAWKVIMELRHEPVIMIVSRQAIPTLDRTKYASASGVAKGAYILADSPDGCPEVLLLGTGSEVPLCVQAHEQLGLEGIKSRVVSMPSWELFEQQSEDYRRSVIPPDVVARVSVEQASVFGWGNYVGTQGHSIGMKSFGASAPLKELAKKFGFTVEHVVAAAKAQIARHQAHATAADR; encoded by the coding sequence ATGAAACCCGCATGCGATTCGCTGGACCAGCTTTGTATTAACACCATTCGTACCTTATCGATGGATGCGGTGCAAGCCGCAAACTCCGGGCATCCCGGTACTCCGATGGCCTTGGCTCCTGTCGCCTATTGGCTCTGGAATCGGATCTTGCGTTCTGATCCAAGCGATCCCATCTGGCCGAATCGAGATCGGTTTGTTCTCTCGGCCGGGCATGCATCAATGTTGCTTTATTCCCTGTTGCATCTCTGTGGCGTGAAATCGGTGAACGGGCAATATGAGCAATTGGGTGAGCTTTCGGTGACGTTGGAGGACATTAAACGGTTCCGGCAATTAGAGAGTAAATGCCCTGGTCATCCTGAGTATCGTTGGACTTCGGGTATCGAAACGACGACCGGTCCCTTAGGTCAGGGTGTCGCAACCAGTGTGGGCATGGCGATTGCGCAACGATGGATGGCCGAGTATTTCAATCGCCCGGATTTTGAAATGTTTAACTATAATGTGTATGCCATTTGTGGTGATGGGTGTTTAATGGAAGGGGTGTCCTCGGAGGCGGCATCTCTTGCCGGACACCTTAAATTGTCGAATCTCTGTTGGATCTATGATAACAATAAGATCACCATTGAAGGCCATACGGACCTGGCTTTTTCTGAAGATGTGGCCACTCGGTTTATCGCCTATGGCTGGAATGTGACTCGTGTGGGGGATGCCAATGATCTCAAGATGCTGGATCGGGCATTTGGCACATTTTTCAAGGAATCAGATCGTCCGACCCTGATCATTGTCGACAGCCATATTGGGTATGGAGCTCCGAATAAACAGGATACGCATTCGGCTCATGGTGAACCCTTGGGTGAAGAAGAAATCCGGTTAGCCAAACGCTATTATGGTTGGCCGGAAGACACACGATTTCTTGTGCCCGAGGAAGTGCCCGTTCATTTTCAACAGGGTATCGGGAAACGAGGCAAAGAGTTGCGGACCGCGTGGATGGCCCGGTTTGCAGACTATCAAACCAAATATCCGGAATTGGCTGGCCACTTGTATCACATGCAACATCGACAATTGCCCGATGGCTGGGACCGTAAAGTTCCTGTTTTTCCGCCTGACGCCAAGGGACTTGCCGGGCGGGAAGTGTCGGGAATCGTATTGAATGCGTTGGCAGCTACTATTCCCTGGTTCTTTGGTGGGGCCGCAGACCTGGCTCCCTCCACGAAGACTCGATTAACTTTTGAGGGAGCCGGGGATTTGACCGGCAGCAATCCATCAGGACGGAATATCCATTTTGGGGTTCGGGAGCATGCGATGGGCGCGATTTTGAATGGCCTGTCTTTGTCAAAAGTTCGCCCCTATGGCTCAGGGTTTCTGATCTTTAGCGATTATGCCAGACCGGCCATCCGGTTAAGTGCCTTGATGGAAATTCCTGTCGTGCATATCTTTACCCATGATTCCATTGGGGTCGGGGAAGATGGACCGACCCACCAGCCCATTGAACAAATCTCTTCGCTTCGCGCAATTCCCGGGTTAATGGTGTTTCGCCCTGGAGATGCCAACGAAATTGTCGAAGCGTGGAAGGTGATTATGGAATTGCGGCATGAACCGGTGATTATGATCGTCTCGCGGCAGGCGATTCCCACATTGGATCGCACGAAATATGCGTCTGCGTCCGGCGTGGCCAAAGGCGCTTATATATTGGCGGACTCCCCAGATGGGTGCCCAGAAGTCTTATTGCTCGGAACGGGAAGCGAAGTCCCATTGTGCGTGCAAGCCCATGAGCAATTGGGGCTTGAAGGGATAAAAAGCCGGGTCGTCAGTATGCCTTCCTGGGAATTGTTCGAACAACAATCGGAAGACTATCGCCGCTCGGTCATTCCCCCCGATGTCGTCGCGCGGGTATCGGTCGAGCAAGCCTCTGTCTTTGGATGGGGGAACTATGTCGGAACCCAGGGCCATTCGATAGGGATGAAATCGTTTGGCGCCTCGGCTCCGCTCAAGGAATTAGCTAAAAAATTTGGGTTTACGGTTGAGCATGTGGTGGCAGCGGCCAAGGCGCAGATTGCACGGCATCAAGCTCATGCGACAGCCGCTGACCGCTAA
- a CDS encoding bifunctional transaldolase/phosoglucose isomerase, whose protein sequence is MNPLVQLREMGQSPWYDYIRRGLITSGDLQTLIEQDGLMGMTSNPSIFEKAIAGSADYDEAIAQVASQVTSVKQIYEGVAIQDIQDAADLMRPVYETSDGRDGYVSLEVSPDLAFDTQGTIDEAVRLWQTVGRDNVMIKVPGTPQGLPAIEELLSQGININVTLLFSVVIYEQVAWSYIRGLKRLAAHRGNLHRIASVASFFVSRIDTLIDKKLDAKISKESRPAQRAILEGLLGKVAIANAKLAYKIFQEVFASSEFQLLKAEGARVQRVLWASTGTKNPKYPDTYYVDNLIGPDTVNTMPEATFTAFRTHGTVKNTIQEGLAEAKKTMQQLAEAGISMEEVTDTLLQDGAQLFLDAFDQLMGVISRKRAIILGEKVDRVAYSVGPLQPKIDEALNEFQHTNLVRRLWSKDPTVWHHDPAHQEIIRNALGWLRITEQQLSSIPRLLALAKEIKEAGFQHVLILGMGGSSLCPEVCRMTFGLIPGYPELHVLDSTVPSQVRAFEHRVDLAKTLCVVASKSGSTTEPLVFQKYFFERMRQIVGEKAGNHFVAITDPGSLLEQMAKELRFRYILPGVPEIGGRYSALSNFGMVPAALMGVNIEHFLYRAERMRHSCGASVPPQDNPGVILGTVLGICAKAGKDKLTFVTSPALWDLGAWLEQLVAESTGKEGKGIIPIDGESLGDPEVYAQDRVFAYIRYEQGIDATQDAKVKALEQAGHPVIRINVADLINLGEQFFLWEMATAVAGALLEINAFDQPNVQESKDYTKKYLEGFTRNGTLPDFPSFLTDGNVTVYTDELNASVLKGKASLETVLGAHLARIQSGDYLAINAYVERTDPVHAIFQRIRTNIRENKQIATTLGYGPRFLHSTGQLHKGGPNSGVFIQVTCDDREDLPIPGEPYSFGVLKDAQALGDMQSLSSRQRRVIRLHLGADVEKGLSRLEQSIEAGIGSHAH, encoded by the coding sequence ATGAATCCACTCGTCCAACTTCGTGAGATGGGGCAAAGTCCCTGGTATGACTATATTCGTCGTGGTTTGATTACCTCGGGGGACCTCCAGACGCTTATTGAGCAGGACGGCCTCATGGGTATGACCTCGAATCCCTCGATTTTTGAAAAAGCGATTGCGGGGAGTGCGGACTATGATGAAGCGATTGCACAGGTCGCGTCTCAGGTGACGAGCGTCAAACAGATTTATGAGGGAGTAGCCATTCAAGACATCCAGGATGCAGCCGATCTGATGCGGCCAGTTTATGAGACCTCGGACGGTCGTGATGGCTATGTCAGCCTGGAGGTCTCTCCGGATTTGGCCTTTGATACACAAGGCACCATCGATGAAGCGGTCCGTTTGTGGCAAACCGTGGGCCGGGACAATGTCATGATTAAAGTGCCTGGAACCCCCCAGGGGTTACCCGCCATTGAGGAGCTTCTGTCCCAGGGCATCAATATCAATGTTACTCTTTTATTCAGTGTGGTGATATATGAGCAGGTGGCCTGGAGTTATATCCGTGGATTGAAACGGTTGGCGGCGCATAGAGGGAATTTGCATCGTATCGCCTCGGTGGCCAGTTTTTTCGTCAGTCGAATTGATACGCTGATTGATAAAAAACTAGACGCAAAAATCTCAAAAGAATCCCGTCCTGCCCAACGAGCGATCCTGGAAGGTCTACTGGGAAAGGTCGCCATTGCCAATGCCAAGCTGGCTTATAAAATTTTTCAGGAAGTCTTTGCGAGCTCCGAATTCCAACTCCTTAAAGCAGAAGGTGCGCGGGTCCAGCGGGTCCTTTGGGCGAGCACGGGGACGAAAAATCCCAAATATCCGGATACCTATTATGTTGATAATCTCATCGGTCCGGATACCGTGAACACGATGCCTGAAGCGACGTTTACGGCTTTCCGGACTCACGGAACCGTGAAGAATACGATTCAGGAGGGCCTCGCTGAAGCGAAAAAAACCATGCAGCAGTTGGCCGAAGCTGGAATTTCAATGGAGGAGGTCACCGACACCCTTCTGCAGGATGGCGCACAATTATTTTTGGATGCCTTTGATCAATTAATGGGCGTGATTAGCCGGAAACGGGCTATCATTTTAGGGGAAAAAGTAGACCGGGTTGCCTATTCGGTTGGCCCGCTGCAGCCGAAGATTGATGAGGCGCTCAACGAATTTCAGCATACGAATCTGGTTCGCCGTTTGTGGAGCAAAGATCCTACGGTCTGGCATCACGATCCTGCCCATCAGGAGATCATTCGGAATGCCTTGGGGTGGTTGCGAATTACAGAACAACAACTCTCCTCGATACCCCGATTGCTGGCTTTGGCAAAAGAGATCAAAGAAGCGGGGTTTCAACATGTTCTGATCCTGGGTATGGGGGGAAGCAGCTTGTGCCCGGAAGTCTGCCGGATGACCTTTGGCTTGATTCCCGGATATCCCGAATTACATGTTTTGGATAGCACGGTACCCTCGCAGGTGCGGGCATTTGAACATCGGGTCGATTTGGCAAAAACGTTGTGTGTGGTAGCCAGTAAATCGGGATCCACGACCGAACCCCTCGTGTTTCAAAAATATTTCTTTGAGCGTATGCGGCAGATTGTCGGGGAGAAGGCGGGCAATCATTTTGTGGCTATTACCGATCCTGGCTCGTTGCTGGAGCAGATGGCCAAAGAGCTGCGATTCAGATATATTCTGCCGGGTGTCCCAGAAATTGGCGGGCGATATTCGGCCCTTTCTAATTTTGGCATGGTCCCTGCCGCTTTAATGGGCGTGAATATTGAGCATTTTTTGTATCGGGCGGAACGCATGCGTCATTCCTGTGGGGCTAGCGTGCCCCCTCAGGATAACCCAGGTGTGATCCTCGGGACGGTCCTGGGTATATGTGCCAAGGCTGGAAAGGACAAGCTGACGTTTGTGACCTCGCCGGCACTATGGGATCTGGGGGCGTGGTTAGAACAATTGGTGGCTGAAAGCACGGGGAAAGAAGGAAAGGGAATTATTCCCATTGATGGGGAATCCTTAGGAGACCCTGAGGTCTATGCCCAGGACCGGGTCTTTGCCTATATCCGATATGAACAAGGGATTGATGCCACCCAGGACGCTAAAGTAAAGGCACTTGAACAAGCCGGGCATCCGGTGATTCGCATCAACGTCGCCGATCTGATTAATCTTGGTGAGCAATTTTTCTTATGGGAAATGGCCACGGCGGTGGCCGGAGCTTTGTTAGAGATTAATGCATTCGATCAGCCAAACGTTCAGGAAAGTAAGGATTACACAAAGAAATATTTAGAAGGCTTCACCCGGAACGGCACCTTGCCGGATTTCCCCTCTTTCCTCACCGATGGCAATGTAACCGTCTATACCGATGAACTGAACGCCTCTGTCCTCAAAGGCAAGGCTTCATTGGAAACCGTACTGGGCGCGCATCTCGCTCGTATTCAATCAGGTGATTATTTGGCCATCAATGCCTACGTGGAACGTACCGATCCGGTTCATGCAATTTTTCAACGCATCCGCACCAACATTCGTGAGAACAAACAGATTGCAACCACGTTAGGATATGGCCCACGATTTCTCCATTCCACGGGGCAATTGCATAAGGGGGGACCCAATTCTGGCGTTTTTATTCAGGTGACATGCGATGATCGGGAAGATCTTCCCATTCCTGGTGAACCATATTCGTTTGGCGTGTTGAAAGATGCACAAGCATTGGGCGATATGCAAAGTCTGAGTAGCCGTCAACGACGGGTCATTCGTCTTCACCTAGGGGCCGATGTTGAAAAGGGGTTGTCTCGCCTAGAGCAATCGATTGAAGCCGGCATTGGGTCGCATGCTCACTAG
- the zwf gene encoding glucose-6-phosphate dehydrogenase: MSPIESSPRTEATVTTNRTAATQPCTIVIFGASGDLTKRKLLPALYNLLLDGLLPDNFAVLGLGRKPLSDEAFRGIAREGIEQFSRQTLAPDKWKTFQSRLFYCAGDISASDYYGQIRDRLKDIETPFKLPGNRIFYLAIPPTSFAPACEGLQKAGLVAVPDQADTYSRVIVEKPIGHDLSSARAINTAIGNVFDESQIYRIDHYLGKETVQNIMVMRFANSIFEPLWNHKYIDHVQLTVSEAVTLGTRATYYETAGALRDMVQNHILQLLCLIAMEPPYSLDPDVVRNARMDVLRGLRPIRGQDVEKMTVRAQYAHGNIKGQEVPGYRREEGVQPDSTTETYVALKVFVENWRWAGVPFYIRTGKAMPTRASEIAVQFKDIPQILFNANPQIPQAPNLLTLRIQPEEGMALRIISKVPGTKAQTHPVDMDFHYGDAFKAPSPEAYERLLLDVMAGDTSLFMRRDAVEASWKWVTDILEGWSAYETKWLPEYPAGSWGPVEADRLIHAGGHHWRKI, encoded by the coding sequence ATGTCACCCATTGAATCTTCTCCCAGGACCGAAGCCACCGTCACGACCAACCGAACCGCAGCAACTCAACCATGCACGATTGTTATTTTCGGTGCCTCGGGCGATCTGACCAAGCGTAAACTTTTACCGGCCCTCTACAACCTCCTTCTGGACGGCTTGTTACCGGACAATTTCGCCGTACTGGGATTAGGCCGGAAGCCTCTTTCGGATGAGGCTTTTCGCGGAATTGCCCGTGAAGGCATCGAACAATTTTCCCGGCAAACACTTGCCCCTGACAAGTGGAAAACATTTCAAAGCCGATTGTTTTATTGTGCAGGAGATATTTCCGCCTCCGACTATTACGGGCAAATTCGTGACCGGTTGAAGGACATTGAAACACCATTCAAACTACCAGGCAATCGCATTTTTTATTTAGCCATCCCCCCAACCTCCTTTGCACCCGCATGCGAGGGGCTCCAGAAGGCCGGGTTAGTGGCGGTCCCCGATCAGGCGGACACGTACTCCCGGGTCATTGTGGAAAAACCGATTGGACACGATTTGTCTTCTGCTCGCGCGATTAATACGGCCATCGGAAATGTCTTCGATGAATCGCAAATATATCGCATCGATCATTATCTGGGGAAAGAGACCGTGCAGAATATTATGGTCATGCGGTTTGCCAACTCCATCTTTGAACCGCTATGGAATCATAAATACATCGACCACGTACAATTGACCGTCAGCGAAGCCGTCACCCTCGGGACCCGAGCCACCTATTACGAAACAGCAGGAGCCCTTCGAGACATGGTGCAAAATCACATTTTGCAACTGCTCTGCCTGATCGCGATGGAACCTCCTTACTCGCTGGATCCGGATGTGGTACGGAATGCTCGAATGGATGTGTTACGGGGACTGCGCCCAATTCGCGGACAAGACGTCGAAAAGATGACTGTTCGCGCCCAGTATGCCCATGGCAACATCAAGGGCCAGGAAGTCCCTGGCTATCGACGAGAGGAAGGGGTCCAACCGGACTCCACCACGGAGACATATGTGGCCTTAAAAGTTTTTGTGGAAAACTGGCGCTGGGCCGGAGTGCCATTCTATATTCGCACGGGGAAAGCCATGCCGACGCGCGCCAGCGAAATCGCCGTCCAATTCAAGGACATTCCCCAGATTTTATTTAATGCCAATCCGCAAATTCCCCAGGCTCCGAATCTGCTCACGCTTCGTATTCAACCCGAAGAAGGCATGGCCCTTCGCATTATTTCTAAAGTACCGGGGACTAAAGCCCAAACGCATCCGGTTGATATGGACTTTCACTACGGTGATGCTTTTAAGGCGCCTTCTCCGGAAGCCTATGAACGATTGCTGTTGGATGTCATGGCGGGGGATACCTCCTTGTTCATGAGACGGGATGCCGTTGAGGCTTCGTGGAAATGGGTCACGGATATCCTTGAAGGATGGAGTGCATATGAAACCAAATGGTTACCCGAATATCCCGCCGGCAGTTGGGGGCCCGTCGAAGCCGATCGACTGATTCATGCAGGCGGGCACCATTGGCGAAAAATCTAG